A genome region from Pseudomonas sp. S06B 330 includes the following:
- the fliL gene encoding flagellar basal body-associated protein FliL: protein MAKSDAEKDPAAKGKLKLILLLVLALLLAIGLSVGATWFVLHKSADQPAADAAQAGNLKPAAIYEPLAPAFVVNFNQNGRQRYMQVSITLQGRDQAALDKLKVHMPVIRNNLVMLFSGQGFDTLASPVGQEMLRQKATASVQEVAQKEVGNPVIDQLLFTNFVLQ, encoded by the coding sequence ATGGCGAAGAGCGACGCAGAGAAAGACCCGGCCGCGAAAGGCAAACTCAAACTGATCCTGCTGCTGGTGCTGGCATTGTTGCTGGCTATCGGCCTGTCGGTGGGTGCCACCTGGTTTGTCCTGCACAAGTCTGCGGACCAGCCTGCTGCAGACGCGGCACAGGCCGGCAACCTCAAGCCTGCAGCGATCTATGAGCCACTGGCCCCCGCCTTCGTGGTCAACTTCAACCAGAACGGTCGTCAGCGCTACATGCAGGTGAGCATCACTTTGCAGGGGCGTGATCAGGCGGCGCTGGATAAATTGAAGGTGCACATGCCGGTTATCCGCAACAACCTGGTGATGCTGTTTTCCGGGCAGGGTTTCGACACCTTGGCAAGCCCCGTCGGCCAGGAAATGTTGCGCCAGAAAGCGACCGCCAGCGTGCAGGAAGTCGCCCAGAAGGAAGTCGGCAACCCGGTCATCGACCAGTTGCTGTTCACCAATTTCGTATTGCAGTAG
- a CDS encoding flagellar hook-length control protein FliK, with translation MPVASNPLLQVGVAAKPSRAAANQPEKSPQVAGDKASGFSSVYAQQSREKSPTSAEALKRDKNAAASKDAVDGKDDAAEQSKLAGSGKTLPEGQDDTLAPGAATDPTLLDPNLVAGQVTDAQPGAQLIQAQAEAVAPVVQAAQLQAQAAAVAPTPEFDPEADPLADLPALRMALEQSAQAQGTTSAHAASKPTTAQPEAASAQPAVNTLAALLDKPGADAEQGEGGEKAFAGLLDDGLKDLKSASSDTRVDNFAERLSTLTQAATVKTATAVPVAAAPLHQPLAMNQGGWTEGLVNRVMYLSSQSLKSADIQLEPAELGRLDIRVNLAPEQQAQITFTSGHVGVREALENQVHRLKEMFAQQGLGQPDVNVADQSRGQQQQQSNPDSPRLSGVAARRNETGESGEVAASTAPIEQQTVIGSSAVDYYA, from the coding sequence ATGCCTGTCGCTTCCAATCCATTGCTGCAAGTCGGTGTCGCGGCAAAGCCCTCGCGCGCAGCCGCTAATCAGCCGGAGAAGTCGCCGCAGGTGGCGGGTGACAAGGCTTCGGGCTTTTCCAGTGTGTATGCCCAGCAGTCTCGGGAAAAGTCGCCGACGAGCGCCGAGGCGCTAAAGCGTGACAAAAACGCCGCCGCCAGCAAAGACGCTGTCGATGGCAAGGACGATGCCGCCGAGCAGTCGAAGCTTGCCGGTAGCGGCAAGACCTTGCCTGAGGGGCAGGATGACACGCTCGCTCCTGGCGCAGCGACGGACCCGACACTGCTCGATCCCAATCTGGTGGCCGGTCAAGTGACCGATGCTCAGCCAGGTGCCCAGTTGATCCAGGCCCAGGCCGAAGCCGTGGCGCCGGTGGTCCAGGCGGCACAATTGCAAGCCCAGGCAGCTGCCGTTGCGCCAACGCCTGAATTCGACCCGGAGGCAGACCCGTTGGCCGATCTGCCTGCCTTGCGCATGGCGCTGGAGCAGAGCGCGCAAGCCCAGGGTACCACCTCGGCGCATGCAGCCAGCAAACCGACGACAGCTCAGCCAGAAGCGGCGTCCGCTCAACCAGCCGTCAATACCCTGGCGGCGCTGCTCGACAAGCCTGGTGCTGATGCCGAGCAGGGTGAGGGTGGTGAGAAAGCCTTTGCCGGATTACTGGATGATGGCCTCAAGGACCTCAAGAGCGCCTCCAGTGACACCCGTGTGGATAACTTCGCTGAGCGCTTGAGTACCTTGACCCAGGCGGCCACGGTAAAAACCGCCACAGCGGTACCGGTCGCTGCAGCGCCTTTGCATCAGCCTCTGGCGATGAACCAGGGGGGCTGGACTGAAGGCCTGGTCAATCGGGTGATGTACCTCTCCAGCCAGAGTTTGAAATCGGCCGATATCCAACTGGAGCCAGCAGAGCTGGGGCGGCTGGATATCCGCGTTAACCTGGCACCTGAGCAACAGGCGCAGATTACCTTCACCAGCGGCCATGTTGGCGTGCGTGAAGCCCTGGAAAACCAGGTCCACCGGCTCAAGGAAATGTTTGCCCAGCAAGGGCTCGGGCAGCCAGATGTCAATGTCGCCGATCAGTCTCGTGGCCAGCAGCAACAGCAAAGTAATCCGGATTCGCCGCGTCTGAGTGGGGTAGCGGCGCGGCGCAATGAGACGGGTGAGAGTGGCGAAGTGGCTGCAAGTACTGCACCCATCGAGCAGCAGACAGTGATTGGCTCCAGTGCAGTGGACTATTACGCCTGA
- a CDS encoding Hpt domain-containing protein, which produces MSNIHIDHEVLSGLQEVMEDDYLTLLDTFLKDSEIRLSQLHEATSPEQLGYAAHSFKGSSSNMGAKALAELCRQLEERVKQPPLNDIEDLINQIDREYEAVRQLYADERHRVSIG; this is translated from the coding sequence GTGTCCAATATCCATATCGATCATGAGGTGTTAAGCGGCTTGCAGGAGGTCATGGAAGATGACTACCTGACGTTGCTCGATACCTTTCTCAAAGACTCCGAAATCCGCCTCAGTCAGTTGCACGAGGCGACCAGCCCGGAGCAACTCGGCTATGCGGCGCACAGCTTTAAGGGGAGTAGCAGCAACATGGGCGCCAAAGCCCTGGCCGAGCTGTGTCGGCAATTGGAAGAGCGCGTCAAGCAGCCACCGCTGAACGATATCGAGGACCTGATCAACCAGATTGACCGCGAATACGAGGCGGTTCGTCAGTTGTATGCCGATGAGCGCCATCGGGTTTCGATTGGTTGA